One region of Oryza glaberrima chromosome 7, OglaRS2, whole genome shotgun sequence genomic DNA includes:
- the LOC127780876 gene encoding probable S-adenosyl-L-methionine-dependent RNA methyltransferase RSM22, mitochondrial isoform X2, translating to MAAALLPETAPRLLTPETIRAAAKQSQGIQLVPLSLRRAIKRYLRDQDKAHMNRKVLQLSASFERAKGTGTELAAAAMRGAIIDDPRAPSGAEQRAARWKVRSAYGDIGLRYRKDETVAYVASRMPAIYAACHRVLREVRRRLPDFAPAKVLDFGAGPSSALWAMRAVWPKSIEKVNLVEPSKEMQRAGKNLLDNLKGLPLIHSYDSIQELNRNIEKHERRHDLVISSYALGEIPSLNDRITIVRQLWDLTGDVLVLLEPGTPQGAKIISQMRSYILWMEKRCRKIEKSTHAAPSEMKSIICQEASLKNGAFVVAPCPHDGRCPLENTDKYCHFVQRLERTSSQRAYKRSNGVPLRGFEDEKFCYVALRRGKRPEEAWPLDGMKFETLKERHAKRNPEDLIIDYDEQFPSEEDEEAPVNAEDSLVPYDSDAQELGLFHETEEEFKEQSVRADLGGGWGRIIYSPIRRGRQVQLDVCRATKRDASEGAFERVVVTQSKNPTMHHQARRSLWGDLWPF from the exons atggcggcggcgctcttgCCGGAGACAGCGCCGAGGCTGCTGACGCCGGAGACCATCCGCGCGGCGGCCAAGCAGTCCCAGGGCATACAGCTCGTgcccctctccctccgccgcgccaTCAAGCGGTACCTCCGCG ACCAGGACAAGGCGCACATGAACCGGAAGGTGCTTCAGCTCTCGGCCTCCTTCGAGCGCGCAAAGGGAACCGGCACCGAGCTCGCCGCGGCTGCCATGCGCGGCGCGATTATTGACGATCCGCGTGCACCCTCGGGCGCCGAGCAGCGGGCCGCGCGGTGGAAGGTGCGGTCTGCCTATGGAGATATCGGCCTTCGGTACCGCAAGGACGAGACGGTCGCATATGTTGCCTCCCGGATGCCAGCCATCTACGCCGCGTGCCACCGTGTGCTCCGTGAG GTTCGTCGGAGGTTACCAGACTTTGCACCTGCCAAAGTGTTGGATTTTGGAGCAGGGCCGAGTTCAGCACTTTG GGCAATGAGGGCAGTGTGGCCAAAGTCGATAGAGAAGGTTAATTTGGTTGAGCCATCCAAAGAGATGCAAAGAGCAGGGAAGAACCTTCTCGATA ATTTGAAGGGGTTACCACTTATTCATAGCTATGATAGCATCCAAGAGTTGAACCGCAACATTGAAAAACATGAGCGGCGGCACGATCTCGTAATTTCA TCTTATGCACTCGGGGAGATTCCTTCTTTGAATGACCGAATAACAATCGTGAGGCAGCTCTGGGACCTAACAGGAGATGTTTTG GTTTTGTTAGAACCTGGAACTCCTCAAGGAGCAAAGATTATAAGCCAAATGCGCTCGTATATCCTTTGGATGGAAAAGAGA TGCCGCAAAATTGAAAAATCCACACACGCTGCTCCAAGTGAAATGAAGAGCATTATATGTCAAGAAGCCTCATTGAAAAATGGTGCTTTTGTGGTTGCCCCG TGTCCTCATGATGGTCGGTGTCCATTGGAGAATACAGATAAATACTGCCACTTTGTTCAGAGATTGGAGAGGACGTCATCACAACGTGCCTACAAG AGGTCCAATGGTGTGCCTTTGCGTGGTTTTGAGGATGAGAAATTTTGCTACGTTGCTTTAAGAAGGGGCAAGCGGCCAGA GGAAGCTTGGCCACTCGATGGTATGAAATTTGAGACTCTTAAAGAACGCCACGCCAAGAGAAACCCAGAAGATCTCATCATTGACTATG ACGAACAATTTCCAAGCGAGGAAGATGAAGAAGCTCCTGTTAACGCTGAGGATAGTTTGGTCCCATACGACTCTGATGCACAAGAACTAGGTCTATTCCATGAGACCGAAGAGGAGTTCAAAGAGCAATCTGTCCGTGCTGATCTAGGAGGAGGCTGGGGCCGGATCATATACAGTCCCATTCGACGAGGAAGGCAGGTACAGCTGGATGTATGCCGTGCCACCAAACGGGATGCATCGGAAGGCGCATTCGAGCGTGTCGTGGTCACCCAAAGCAAGAACCCCACCATGCATCATCAAGCCCGGAGGTCACTTTGGGGGGATCTTTGGCCATTTTAA
- the LOC127780876 gene encoding probable S-adenosyl-L-methionine-dependent RNA methyltransferase RSM22, mitochondrial isoform X1: MAAALLPETAPRLLTPETIRAAAKQSQGIQLVPLSLRRAIKRYLRDQDKAHMNRKVLQLSASFERAKGTGTELAAAAMRGAIIDDPRAPSGAEQRAARWKVRSAYGDIGLRYRKDETVAYVASRMPAIYAACHRVLREVRRRLPDFAPAKVLDFGAGPSSALWAMRAVWPKSIEKVNLVEPSKEMQRAGKNLLDNLKGLPLIHSYDSIQELNRNIEKHERRHDLVISSYALGEIPSLNDRITIVRQLWDLTGDVLVLLEPGTPQGAKIISQMRSYILWMEKRKCRKIEKSTHAAPSEMKSIICQEASLKNGAFVVAPCPHDGRCPLENTDKYCHFVQRLERTSSQRAYKRSNGVPLRGFEDEKFCYVALRRGKRPEEAWPLDGMKFETLKERHAKRNPEDLIIDYDEQFPSEEDEEAPVNAEDSLVPYDSDAQELGLFHETEEEFKEQSVRADLGGGWGRIIYSPIRRGRQVQLDVCRATKRDASEGAFERVVVTQSKNPTMHHQARRSLWGDLWPF; the protein is encoded by the exons atggcggcggcgctcttgCCGGAGACAGCGCCGAGGCTGCTGACGCCGGAGACCATCCGCGCGGCGGCCAAGCAGTCCCAGGGCATACAGCTCGTgcccctctccctccgccgcgccaTCAAGCGGTACCTCCGCG ACCAGGACAAGGCGCACATGAACCGGAAGGTGCTTCAGCTCTCGGCCTCCTTCGAGCGCGCAAAGGGAACCGGCACCGAGCTCGCCGCGGCTGCCATGCGCGGCGCGATTATTGACGATCCGCGTGCACCCTCGGGCGCCGAGCAGCGGGCCGCGCGGTGGAAGGTGCGGTCTGCCTATGGAGATATCGGCCTTCGGTACCGCAAGGACGAGACGGTCGCATATGTTGCCTCCCGGATGCCAGCCATCTACGCCGCGTGCCACCGTGTGCTCCGTGAG GTTCGTCGGAGGTTACCAGACTTTGCACCTGCCAAAGTGTTGGATTTTGGAGCAGGGCCGAGTTCAGCACTTTG GGCAATGAGGGCAGTGTGGCCAAAGTCGATAGAGAAGGTTAATTTGGTTGAGCCATCCAAAGAGATGCAAAGAGCAGGGAAGAACCTTCTCGATA ATTTGAAGGGGTTACCACTTATTCATAGCTATGATAGCATCCAAGAGTTGAACCGCAACATTGAAAAACATGAGCGGCGGCACGATCTCGTAATTTCA TCTTATGCACTCGGGGAGATTCCTTCTTTGAATGACCGAATAACAATCGTGAGGCAGCTCTGGGACCTAACAGGAGATGTTTTG GTTTTGTTAGAACCTGGAACTCCTCAAGGAGCAAAGATTATAAGCCAAATGCGCTCGTATATCCTTTGGATGGAAAAGAGA AAGTGCCGCAAAATTGAAAAATCCACACACGCTGCTCCAAGTGAAATGAAGAGCATTATATGTCAAGAAGCCTCATTGAAAAATGGTGCTTTTGTGGTTGCCCCG TGTCCTCATGATGGTCGGTGTCCATTGGAGAATACAGATAAATACTGCCACTTTGTTCAGAGATTGGAGAGGACGTCATCACAACGTGCCTACAAG AGGTCCAATGGTGTGCCTTTGCGTGGTTTTGAGGATGAGAAATTTTGCTACGTTGCTTTAAGAAGGGGCAAGCGGCCAGA GGAAGCTTGGCCACTCGATGGTATGAAATTTGAGACTCTTAAAGAACGCCACGCCAAGAGAAACCCAGAAGATCTCATCATTGACTATG ACGAACAATTTCCAAGCGAGGAAGATGAAGAAGCTCCTGTTAACGCTGAGGATAGTTTGGTCCCATACGACTCTGATGCACAAGAACTAGGTCTATTCCATGAGACCGAAGAGGAGTTCAAAGAGCAATCTGTCCGTGCTGATCTAGGAGGAGGCTGGGGCCGGATCATATACAGTCCCATTCGACGAGGAAGGCAGGTACAGCTGGATGTATGCCGTGCCACCAAACGGGATGCATCGGAAGGCGCATTCGAGCGTGTCGTGGTCACCCAAAGCAAGAACCCCACCATGCATCATCAAGCCCGGAGGTCACTTTGGGGGGATCTTTGGCCATTTTAA